From the Cytophagales bacterium genome, the window GGTTTTTCAGTTATTAACCGTTAAAAAATGAAAATAGCTATTATAACAGGCGCTGCCAGAGGAATAGGAAAGGCGATTGCCAGAAGATTGGTGTCGGATGGTTGCTTTATTGTGGTTGTTGATGTTGACAAAATCGAAGGTAAGGCATTAGCGAAAGAATTTGGCGATGAGCAGTCGCACTTTGTTTGCTGTGATGTTTGCAAGGAGAATGAGGTAAAAGCATTGTTTAAAAAGATAATTGATGAACATCAAAGGGTGGATGTGTTGGTAAACAATGCAGGGATCATACGGGATAATATGATCAATAAGATGCCTGTCGAAGATTTTGATATGGTCATAGATGTCAACTTAAGAGGCACCTGGCTGATGTGCAGGGAAGCTGCAATTGTAATGCGCGATCAGAAAAGTGGCAGGATTGTAAATATCTCTTCGAGAGCATGGTTAGGCAATAGGGGTCAATCCAATTATTCAGCTTCGAAAGCCGGTGTGATCGGGCTTACGAGGGCATTGGCCCTGGAATTAGGCAAGCACAATATCCTGGTAAATGCCGTTGCACCGGGTTTAATTGACACACCCTTAACACAAGCATTGGCAGGAGATGTCCGGCAGCAGTTAATTCAGCAACAACCTACCAAAACAATGGGTAAGCCGGAAGATATCGCAAATGCTGTTGCTTTTTTAATTTCTGAAGATACCAATTTTATCACCGGACAAACGCTGTATGTTGATGGAGGCAAAAGTATAGGTGCCGGGATTTAATTTATGATTTTAGATTTACGTTAGTAGTCATTGAAAGGTGAGTCCACTCTAAAAAGTAAAAAATTGAAAAGAAATCGTTTCTTCCCGAGTACTCGGGAAGAACCAAAAACACTTTTTAGAGTGGACTCAAAGGTATAAACGAAAACATTGATTGTATGAAAAATATAGAAGGAATAGAATACTACCCACCATTAGAAGAAAAAATTAACATCATTTCTCATGCTATAGGTTTCGTTTTAGGCATTGTTGGTTTGGTATTTTTAGTTACGCATGCAATTCTGCACGGAAACGTTTGGCATATTGTTAGTTTTAGCATTTTCGGAGCAAGTTTAATAATATTATATGCTGCTTCTACTTTTTACCACAGCGCTAAAAAGCCAGAGTTGAGAAGCAGATTGAGAATAATTGATCACATATTTATTTATGTTCTCATTGCCGGAACTTACACCCCTTTTACACTTGTCACTCTACATGGTAGAATAGGTTGGGTGATTTTCGGTATTGTTTGGGGGGTGGCATTAATTGGAATAATATTGAAACTTTTCTTTACAGTGAAATATAGTTTAATTTCGACTATAATGTATGTATTAATGAGTGGGATTATCTTTTTCGCCATAAAACCATTAATTAATAATTTACTTTTAGAAGGTTTAATTTGGCTTATTGCAGGAGGAATATCTTACCTAATTGGTGCAATTTTGTACAGCATTGAAAAAATAAAATTCAATCACGCCATCTTCCATATATTTGTTTTAATTGCTAGTTTTTGTCATTTTATGTCG encodes:
- a CDS encoding hemolysin III family protein, yielding MKNIEGIEYYPPLEEKINIISHAIGFVLGIVGLVFLVTHAILHGNVWHIVSFSIFGASLIILYAASTFYHSAKKPELRSRLRIIDHIFIYVLIAGTYTPFTLVTLHGRIGWVIFGIVWGVALIGIILKLFFTVKYSLISTIMYVLMSGIIFFAIKPLINNLLLEGLIWLIAGGISYLIGAILYSIEKIKFNHAIFHIFVLIASFCHFMSVFFYVLPSE
- a CDS encoding SDR family oxidoreductase; the encoded protein is MKIAIITGAARGIGKAIARRLVSDGCFIVVVDVDKIEGKALAKEFGDEQSHFVCCDVCKENEVKALFKKIIDEHQRVDVLVNNAGIIRDNMINKMPVEDFDMVIDVNLRGTWLMCREAAIVMRDQKSGRIVNISSRAWLGNRGQSNYSASKAGVIGLTRALALELGKHNILVNAVAPGLIDTPLTQALAGDVRQQLIQQQPTKTMGKPEDIANAVAFLISEDTNFITGQTLYVDGGKSIGAGI